A stretch of Acaryochloris thomasi RCC1774 DNA encodes these proteins:
- the hoxU gene encoding bidirectional hydrogenase complex protein HoxU: protein MAVKTLRIDDQLISARAEETLLEAAEAAGIHIPTLCYLEGVSTVGACRICLVEVVGSSKLLPACVTPVAEGMVVKTHTERLQNYRRMIVELLFAEGNHVCSVCVSNGNCELQDLAIETEIDHIRFDYQYPDRRVDVSHAQFGLDPNRCILCTRCVRVCDELEGAHTWDLAGRGRASEVITDLHQPWGEASSCTSCGKCVNACPTGAIFNRGSTVGEMEHNRDQLEFLAIARTKREWVSQT, encoded by the coding sequence ATGGCCGTTAAAACCCTCAGGATCGATGATCAGCTGATCAGCGCTCGCGCTGAGGAAACGCTGCTAGAAGCAGCAGAGGCGGCTGGGATTCATATCCCGACCCTATGCTATCTGGAAGGCGTTTCCACCGTTGGAGCCTGTCGCATCTGTCTAGTCGAAGTGGTCGGGAGTTCAAAGCTCTTGCCTGCCTGCGTCACTCCTGTGGCGGAAGGCATGGTTGTCAAAACTCATACGGAACGATTACAGAACTATCGACGCATGATTGTGGAGTTATTGTTTGCAGAAGGTAATCATGTTTGCTCAGTCTGTGTCTCCAATGGCAATTGTGAATTGCAGGATCTTGCGATTGAGACGGAAATCGATCACATTCGCTTCGACTATCAGTACCCCGACCGTAGGGTTGATGTCTCCCACGCTCAATTTGGATTAGACCCCAACCGCTGTATTCTCTGTACCCGCTGTGTGCGAGTCTGTGATGAACTCGAAGGTGCTCACACCTGGGATTTGGCTGGACGGGGCCGAGCGTCTGAAGTGATTACTGATCTCCATCAACCCTGGGGGGAAGCCTCAAGCTGTACCTCCTGCGGAAAGTGCGTCAACGCCTGTCCCACTGGAGCCATCTTCAATCGCGGGTCAACGGTCGGTGAAATGGAACATAATCGCGATCAGCTTGAATTTCTTGCGATCGCTCGGACGAAACGGGAATGGGTGAGTCAAACATGA